GCTCGACAGACAGCAGGCGTACCGGTAGACGCGGTAATCTAAACGTCAGTGCATTGAGCGATAGTGAGCGTATGGCAACGATTGGAGTGGTAGGCGCAGGAATAGCGGGTTTGGTATGTGCGCAGGCACTCCAGCAGTACGGGCATCAGGTTGTGGTTTATGAAAAGTCTCGCGGTGTGGGAGGACGCATGGCCACAAGGCGTCTGGCGGGCACCTGTGCTGACCACGGCGTTCGCTACCTAGAGCCCGAGGGGGACTCCCTGCGCTACCTCTTGGGAGTTCTCCATGATCACCATGTGGTGCGGGCCTGGCGGGGGGCGATCGCCCAGATGCTATCGGATGGAAGCTGCCATGTTCTGGCTCCCAGCCGTCGTTATATTGCCCGAGAAGGGGTGAATGCGGTTGCCAAATGGCTGGCTGCGGGGCTAGATATTCGCCGCCAGCATCGGGTGACGGCGATCGCCCCGGTGGCCAAGCAGGGCTGGCAGATTACGTTTGAAGGCGAACCGTCTGCAACCTGGGCTGATGCCCTAGTGCTAGCCATTCCAGCGCCCCAAGCCGTTGACTTGCTCACACCATTGACGCCGCTGGGACTGCCCCTGCCCGTATTGGATGCTGTGCGGGCGGTGGAGTTTTCTGCCTGCATCAGTGCGATCGCCACCTATGGTGATGAGCAGGGAGAATTTTTAGACTATTCCCAGGCTTGGCAGGGGATTCAGTTTGATACCCACCCTGATCTAGCCTGGATATCGTTTGAGACGAGTAAACGCCCAAGCCTAACGCCCGACAGGGCCACCCCGCCGGTATTTGTCTTTCAAAGCACGGCCGCCTTTGCCGAACAGTACCACGATGCTCAGGATCTCCAGCCCGCTGGCATCACGCTCCTACAGCAGGCCGCCCAAGCGCTCTATGATTGGCTGGACATGCCTGTGGATCTCTATGTCCATCGCTGGCGCTATGCCTTTGCCCAACGCCCCTACCCCGGCCCCTACATTGCCACTCAAACCCCCTTGCCTCTCCTCTGCAGTGGTGATTGGTGTGGGGGACAGCAGGTGGGGGGAGCGATCGCGTCGGGGCTACAGGCGGCGACCTATTTCCAGCAAAAATTGGGAGATACGCCAGCGGCGCTCTCGTTCCATGAGTTGGTGCAAGCGTT
This sequence is a window from Candidatus Obscuribacterales bacterium. Protein-coding genes within it:
- a CDS encoding FAD-dependent oxidoreductase — protein: MATIGVVGAGIAGLVCAQALQQYGHQVVVYEKSRGVGGRMATRRLAGTCADHGVRYLEPEGDSLRYLLGVLHDHHVVRAWRGAIAQMLSDGSCHVLAPSRRYIAREGVNAVAKWLAAGLDIRRQHRVTAIAPVAKQGWQITFEGEPSATWADALVLAIPAPQAVDLLTPLTPLGLPLPVLDAVRAVEFSACISAIATYGDEQGEFLDYSQAWQGIQFDTHPDLAWISFETSKRPSLTPDRATPPVFVFQSTAAFAEQYHDAQDLQPAGITLLQQAAQALYDWLDMPVDLYVHRWRYAFAQRPYPGPYIATQTPLPLLCSGDWCGGQQVGGAIASGLQAATYFQQKLGDTPAALSFHELVQALCDRYSVETA